A region from the uncultured Macellibacteroides sp. genome encodes:
- a CDS encoding SAM-dependent methyltransferase, translating into MQASLFLIPVPLGDTDHRKVLPEYNKDIILQIKHFVVENVRTARRFLKKTAPEIVIDELTFYELNKHTSPEMVADYLLPLSKGLSVGVISEAGCPAVADPGADVVAVAQQKNYPVVPLVGPSSIIMSVMASGFNGQSFAFHGYLPIDATDRTSRIKHIEQRIYTEHETQLFIETPYRNNKLAEDLVRTCRPSTKLCIASNITCEDEYIKTKPVKEWAGKIPDLSKKPTIFLIYK; encoded by the coding sequence ATGCAAGCGTCACTTTTTCTTATCCCGGTTCCACTGGGAGATACAGATCACCGAAAGGTATTGCCCGAATATAACAAAGATATCATCCTGCAGATAAAACATTTTGTTGTGGAAAATGTGCGTACGGCACGACGTTTCCTAAAGAAGACTGCTCCTGAAATCGTAATTGATGAGCTCACCTTTTACGAGTTAAACAAACATACATCTCCCGAAATGGTAGCCGACTATCTGCTTCCATTAAGCAAAGGACTTTCTGTGGGGGTTATATCCGAAGCCGGTTGTCCGGCCGTTGCCGATCCCGGAGCCGATGTGGTTGCTGTAGCACAGCAGAAGAATTATCCTGTGGTACCTTTAGTCGGTCCATCGTCGATTATCATGTCGGTAATGGCTTCCGGTTTTAACGGTCAGAGCTTTGCTTTTCACGGATATCTTCCCATAGATGCGACCGATCGTACCAGCCGGATCAAACATATAGAGCAACGGATCTACACCGAACACGAAACACAGTTGTTTATCGAAACGCCTTACAGAAATAATAAGCTGGCAGAAGATCTGGTGCGGACTTGCCGTCCTTCCACCAAATTGTGTATAGCATCCAATATTACCTGCGAGGATGAGTACATAAAGACAAAGCCTGTAAAGGAATGGGCCGGAAAAATACCCGATCTATCCAAAAAGCCTACTATTTTTCTTATTTATAAGTAA
- a CDS encoding rRNA cytosine-C5-methyltransferase — protein MAFPPEFITRSKAILGDEYDKLEEALLADSPVSIRMNRKKSNHIPSEEPVSWCETGYYLPERLSFTFDPLFHAGVYYVQEASSMFLEQAIKQHVASPVVCLDLCASPGGKSTHLLSVLPEGSLLVSNEIIRTRSHILAENLSKWGYPASIVTNNDPKDIGKLTHLFDVIVTDVPCSGEGMFRKDAGSMDEWSPANVELCAGRQRRILHDVWEALKPGGLLIYSTCTYNTEEDEENIQYIIDNLGAEPLSVETDNAWNISGPLKYTNPVYRFFPHKTKGEGFFLAVLRKNEEEEGPSKRNSKDKKGKEKGKAPVIPPVTANWIQDPAHYQVEVRGETVRAFPTAYYPVLQQLYTSLRVVSAGICLGEIKGKDVVPDQSLALSSVLNREAFVSTEISWDEAIKYLRKEALVLFFDLPKGYVLLTYKGAPLGFVKHLGNRANNLYPQEWRIRSGYLPEEVKLL, from the coding sequence ATGGCATTTCCCCCGGAATTTATTACGCGAAGCAAGGCAATATTGGGTGACGAATACGATAAGCTGGAAGAAGCATTACTTGCCGATTCGCCTGTAAGCATCCGTATGAACCGAAAGAAAAGTAACCATATACCTTCGGAAGAACCTGTTTCCTGGTGCGAGACAGGATACTATCTTCCTGAACGACTTTCGTTTACTTTCGATCCGCTTTTTCATGCCGGTGTATATTATGTTCAGGAGGCTTCTTCCATGTTTCTTGAACAAGCCATCAAACAGCACGTAGCTTCGCCGGTTGTTTGTCTGGACCTTTGCGCGTCACCCGGAGGAAAATCAACCCATCTTCTGTCGGTCCTGCCCGAAGGAAGTCTGCTGGTAAGTAACGAAATAATCCGTACACGCAGTCACATTCTGGCCGAAAACCTTAGTAAATGGGGATATCCGGCATCCATTGTTACCAATAATGATCCAAAGGATATAGGGAAACTAACCCACCTTTTTGATGTAATTGTTACCGATGTACCCTGTTCCGGCGAAGGAATGTTCAGGAAAGATGCAGGGAGTATGGACGAATGGAGTCCTGCCAATGTTGAATTGTGTGCAGGCAGACAGCGTCGCATCCTTCATGACGTGTGGGAGGCATTAAAGCCCGGAGGTCTTCTTATTTACAGCACCTGTACCTATAACACCGAAGAAGACGAAGAAAATATTCAATACATAATTGACAACCTGGGAGCCGAACCTCTTTCTGTGGAGACAGATAATGCATGGAATATATCCGGTCCACTGAAATATACCAATCCTGTGTACCGTTTCTTTCCCCATAAAACCAAAGGAGAAGGCTTCTTTCTTGCGGTATTAAGGAAAAACGAAGAAGAAGAAGGTCCTTCTAAACGAAATTCCAAAGACAAAAAAGGCAAGGAAAAAGGGAAAGCTCCTGTAATACCTCCTGTAACCGCGAACTGGATTCAGGATCCAGCGCACTATCAAGTGGAAGTTCGCGGAGAAACTGTACGTGCATTCCCTACAGCTTATTATCCCGTGTTGCAACAACTGTACACTTCCCTTCGGGTGGTTAGCGCCGGTATTTGTCTGGGCGAGATAAAAGGAAAAGACGTAGTGCCGGATCAGTCATTAGCCCTTTCGTCTGTACTTAACCGCGAAGCCTTTGTCAGCACCGAAATAAGTTGGGACGAAGCCATCAAATACCTTCGGAAAGAAGCGCTTGTGTTATTCTTCGATCTTCCTAAAGGGTACGTATTGCTTACCTATAAAGGAGCTCCGTTGGGCTTTGTAAAACATCTGGGAAACAGGGCAAATAACTTATACCCTCAGGAATGGCGCATCCGTTCCGGTTATCTGCCGGAAGAGGTTAAGCTGCTTTAG
- a CDS encoding TIGR01212 family radical SAM protein (This family includes YhcC from E. coli K-12, an uncharacterized radical SAM protein.) codes for MINLYLCIVKNTKPYNDLGDFLRNIFPYKVQKISLNAGFTCPNRDGSKGWGGCSYCNNQTFSPEYCHTEKSITQQLEEGVRFFSRKYPDMKYLAYFQAYTNTYDEMERLKAIYEEALNYPGVVGLIVGTRPDCVPDALLDYFAELSKKTFVMVEYGLESTLDKTLIRINRGHTQADSEEAIRKTACRGIYTGAHLILGLPGETKEEILHHADIISSLPLTTVKLHQLQLIRNTRMAKEFSDRPGEFHLYTADEYIELVIDFVEKLNPSFTIERFVSQSPKELLIAPDWGLKNFEFTAKVLKRMKERGAYQGRTFIPSSLL; via the coding sequence ATGATAAATCTCTATCTTTGCATTGTGAAAAATACTAAACCATATAACGATTTAGGCGACTTTCTACGGAATATATTCCCTTACAAAGTACAGAAGATATCTTTAAACGCCGGATTCACCTGTCCAAACCGCGATGGATCAAAGGGTTGGGGTGGATGCTCCTATTGTAACAACCAAACATTCAGTCCCGAATATTGCCACACGGAAAAAAGCATAACACAACAACTGGAAGAAGGTGTCCGTTTCTTTTCACGGAAATATCCTGACATGAAATATCTGGCCTACTTTCAGGCCTACACAAACACTTACGACGAAATGGAGAGACTAAAAGCCATTTATGAAGAGGCTTTGAACTATCCGGGAGTTGTTGGACTGATTGTGGGAACCCGTCCGGATTGTGTACCCGATGCTTTGCTTGATTATTTTGCGGAATTGTCGAAAAAGACCTTTGTGATGGTTGAATATGGACTGGAGAGTACACTTGATAAAACGCTGATACGCATTAACCGCGGACATACGCAGGCAGATTCGGAAGAAGCTATCCGGAAAACAGCCTGCAGGGGTATCTATACCGGGGCGCACCTGATACTGGGACTCCCCGGCGAAACAAAAGAAGAAATTTTACATCATGCCGATATCATTTCCTCACTTCCCCTTACAACGGTAAAGCTACATCAGCTTCAGCTGATCCGAAACACCCGCATGGCAAAAGAATTCAGCGACCGTCCAGGGGAGTTTCATCTGTACACCGCGGACGAATACATTGAACTGGTAATTGATTTTGTTGAGAAGTTAAATCCTTCCTTCACCATCGAACGATTTGTCTCCCAATCACCCAAAGAACTTCTTATCGCCCCTGATTGGGGATTAAAGAATTTTGAGTTCACGGCCAAAGTGCTTAAACGGATGAAAGAAAGAGGCGCTTATCAGGGGCGTACCTTTATTCCTTCGTCTCTTCTGTAA
- the lipA gene encoding lipoyl synthase, translating to MAEHVRKPDWLKIRLGGNEQFTQTKRIVESHCLHTICTSGKCPNMGECWSRGTATFMIGGEICTRSCRFCNTLTGKPLPLDLNEPVNVAESIRLMELKHAVVTSVDRDDLPDMGASHWVKTIQAIKTVNPGTTLEVLIPDFQGNLDLVDLIVSARPEIISHNMETVRRLTPQIRSAAKYDVSLAVLKRIAEGGVVAKTGIMLGLGETEDEVLVLMDDVLKTGVSVLTIGQYLQPSRKNIPVSEYITPDCFEQYRVAALSKGFTHVESAPLVRSSYHAEKHV from the coding sequence ATGGCCGAACATGTAAGGAAGCCTGACTGGCTTAAAATTCGTTTGGGCGGAAACGAACAGTTCACCCAAACGAAACGTATTGTAGAATCACATTGTCTCCATACCATATGCACCAGCGGTAAATGTCCTAATATGGGAGAATGCTGGAGCAGGGGTACGGCTACTTTCATGATTGGAGGAGAAATTTGTACCCGTTCGTGCAGGTTCTGTAATACGTTGACCGGAAAACCGCTTCCCCTCGATTTGAATGAGCCGGTTAATGTAGCAGAATCCATCCGCCTGATGGAGTTAAAGCATGCCGTGGTTACATCTGTAGACCGCGACGATTTACCGGATATGGGGGCTTCTCATTGGGTTAAAACTATTCAAGCCATTAAAACCGTGAATCCGGGAACAACGCTCGAAGTCCTGATTCCAGATTTTCAGGGAAATCTGGATCTTGTGGATCTTATTGTGTCGGCCCGCCCCGAAATTATTTCGCATAATATGGAGACGGTAAGACGCCTTACCCCCCAGATACGCAGTGCGGCTAAATATGATGTAAGTCTGGCTGTGCTCAAACGCATTGCCGAAGGAGGCGTTGTGGCCAAAACAGGTATTATGCTTGGGCTGGGAGAGACTGAAGATGAGGTTCTTGTCTTAATGGACGATGTACTGAAGACTGGCGTATCCGTGTTAACCATCGGGCAATATCTGCAACCGTCCCGTAAAAATATACCGGTATCAGAATACATCACACCCGACTGTTTTGAGCAATATAGGGTAGCTGCTCTTTCAAAAGGATTTACCCACGTTGAGAGCGCTCCTCTGGTTCGTTCGTCTTATCATGCAGAAAAGCACGTTTAA
- a CDS encoding S9 family peptidase produces MKVLGLSLLLSLVMLGGLSAQNGSKQVDLKEITDGKFRQVSAIGDMRSLPDGEHYTAMNSDRNMIIKYSYRTGHPVDTLFNAKTARECTFKDFEGYLISSTGHRILVWRDSESIYRRSSKAVIYDYDVRRNFVKPLTESTSKQMIPTFSPDGRMCAYVRDNNIWIKKFDFDTETQVTKDGEINKVLNGITDWVYEEEFSVTNLMAWSPDNEYLAFVKTNETEVPTYSMQKFDNNLYPDFYTYKYPKAGQKNSKITLHSYSVASKDIKELKLPVNEETYIPRIVFTTNADQLAVMTLNRTQNVFNMYYANPKSGVFRLVLREENKSYVDSEYLTSIRFSASGFTYLSEQNGYAHIYLYSPTGVMQRQVTKGNWDVTRLIGIDEVTKTVYYESAEESPLRRAVYKIDAKGVKTKLTTQTGTNSAEFSANFAYYVNKYSNANTPMQITVYEAKKGTALRVLQDNNALKKKLAEYGYTKKEFFTVQTASGYELNAWMVKPVNFDENKKYPVLMVQYSGPASQEVTDSYGFDWEHYLASKGIMVVSVDGRGTGARGEAFRKCTYMKMGLLESQDQVEAAQALGKLSYVDANRIAIWGWSFGGYCTLMSMSTGNGTFKAGIAVAPPTDWKYYDSIYTERFMRTPNENFEGYAATSPIKLADKLQGKLLLIHGSADDNVHFQNSMEYAEALVQANKQFDMQVYKDRNHSIYGGNTRFHLYTKMSDFLFNNL; encoded by the coding sequence ATGAAAGTATTGGGACTAAGTTTGTTGCTCTCTTTGGTAATGCTTGGCGGATTGTCTGCCCAGAACGGAAGCAAACAGGTTGACTTGAAAGAAATAACCGACGGAAAATTTCGTCAGGTGTCAGCAATAGGTGATATGCGTTCGCTGCCGGACGGAGAACACTACACCGCGATGAACAGCGACCGTAACATGATTATTAAATATTCCTACCGTACAGGACATCCTGTGGATACCTTATTTAATGCTAAAACTGCCAGGGAATGTACCTTCAAAGACTTTGAAGGATATCTGATAAGCAGTACCGGACATCGTATTCTGGTTTGGCGCGACAGTGAATCCATTTACCGTCGTTCATCTAAAGCAGTTATATACGATTACGATGTGCGCCGTAATTTTGTAAAACCTCTTACGGAATCAACCAGTAAACAGATGATTCCCACATTCTCACCAGACGGACGCATGTGTGCTTATGTGCGCGACAATAATATCTGGATAAAGAAATTTGACTTTGATACGGAAACGCAGGTAACTAAAGACGGCGAAATAAATAAAGTCCTCAACGGAATCACCGACTGGGTTTATGAAGAAGAATTTTCTGTTACGAATTTAATGGCATGGTCTCCCGATAATGAATACCTGGCCTTTGTAAAGACAAACGAAACGGAAGTTCCTACGTATTCAATGCAGAAGTTCGATAATAACCTCTACCCTGATTTTTATACTTATAAGTATCCGAAAGCAGGACAAAAGAATTCTAAAATAACGCTTCATTCGTACAGTGTGGCATCAAAGGATATAAAAGAATTAAAACTTCCTGTAAACGAAGAGACTTATATTCCCCGTATAGTTTTTACGACTAATGCCGATCAGCTGGCGGTTATGACGCTCAACCGTACGCAGAACGTATTTAATATGTATTACGCCAATCCCAAAAGTGGTGTATTTCGGTTGGTGCTTCGCGAAGAAAACAAAAGCTATGTAGATTCTGAATATCTTACTTCCATTCGTTTTTCAGCAAGCGGATTTACTTACCTGAGCGAACAAAATGGGTATGCGCATATCTATTTATATTCACCTACAGGGGTAATGCAACGTCAGGTTACCAAAGGAAACTGGGATGTAACACGCCTGATAGGTATAGATGAGGTAACGAAGACGGTTTATTACGAATCGGCCGAAGAGAGTCCGCTTCGTCGTGCCGTTTACAAAATTGATGCAAAAGGTGTAAAAACGAAATTAACGACGCAGACAGGTACAAATAGTGCCGAGTTCAGCGCTAATTTCGCTTATTACGTGAATAAATATTCCAACGCAAACACGCCGATGCAAATAACGGTTTATGAAGCAAAAAAGGGAACTGCCCTGCGTGTGTTACAGGACAACAATGCTTTAAAGAAAAAACTGGCTGAGTATGGATATACTAAGAAAGAGTTCTTTACAGTGCAGACAGCTTCGGGTTACGAGTTAAATGCCTGGATGGTGAAGCCTGTTAACTTCGACGAAAATAAAAAATATCCTGTTTTGATGGTCCAGTACAGCGGCCCCGCTTCGCAAGAGGTAACCGATAGTTACGGCTTCGACTGGGAACATTATCTTGCTTCCAAAGGAATTATGGTAGTTAGTGTAGATGGTCGGGGTACAGGAGCCAGAGGAGAAGCATTCCGTAAATGTACCTATATGAAAATGGGATTGTTGGAGAGTCAGGATCAGGTTGAAGCTGCTCAGGCATTGGGCAAGCTTTCCTATGTTGATGCCAATCGTATCGCAATCTGGGGATGGAGTTTCGGTGGCTATTGTACCCTTATGTCTATGAGTACCGGCAACGGAACTTTTAAAGCAGGCATTGCCGTAGCACCTCCAACCGACTGGAAATACTATGATTCTATCTATACGGAACGTTTTATGCGTACACCAAATGAAAACTTTGAAGGATATGCAGCGACTTCTCCGATCAAGCTTGCCGATAAATTACAAGGTAAGTTGCTATTGATTCACGGATCGGCAGACGATAATGTGCACTTCCAGAATAGTATGGAGTATGCCGAAGCTCTTGTTCAGGCAAACAAACAATTCGACATGCAAGTGTATAAAGACCGTAACCACAGTATCTATGGAGGAAATACCCGTTTCCATTTATATACAAAAATGTCGGACTTCTTATTTAATAATCTCTGA
- a CDS encoding calcium-translocating P-type ATPase, PMCA-type has product MDTKQHFQGLTKEQVIASREANGENVLTPPARTSLWTLFLEKFDDPIIRILLVAWGLSLIIAGVHCWGPEAKGFSAFLEPIGIFFAIILASCVSFFFELKANKAFDILNTVNDDIMVKVIREGAITEVPRKEVVVGDVVVLQTGEEVPADGTLQEAISLQINESTLTGEPIIDKTVDEAEFDKEATYASNVVMRGTTVVDGHGVMIVDKVGDATGYGKVYEGSQIENNVQTPLQGQLAGLAKIISKAGYTIAGVTFFGLVIKLFMTNPDLPVMDLIGAILNIFMIAVTLIVVSVPEGLPMSVTLSLALSMNRMLKTNNLVRKMHACETMGATTVICTDKTGTLTQNQMQVYQTNFFNLQDQKVGNEEVSRLIKEGIAVNSTAFLDLSEEKPKTMGNPTEAALLLWLHGNNQNYHSLREEAKVVEQLTFSTERKYMATLVQSPQLGRKVLYVKGAPEIVLQNCNRVAINGSYASVESCKVSIEKQLLDYQNQAMRTLGFAYQLVDDDQEKSFFEDGRLKDADLTFLGFVAISDPVRSDVPDAVQSCLNAGIDVKIVTGDTPGTAKEIGRQVGIWKESDTERNIITGPGFEALSDEEALDRVLDLKIMCRARPTDKQRLVQLLQQKDAVVAVTGDGTNDAPALKAAQVGLSMGDGTSVAKEASDITIIDNSFMSITRAVMWGRSLYQNIQKFILFQLTINVVACIIVLVGSFLGTESPLTVTQMLWVNLIMDTFAAGALASLPPNERVMKSKPRKSGPKGDFIISKRMSYRIFSVGIIFVIFLLGVLVYFNQTEGKLSDYELSQFFSIFVLLQFWNMFNAKAFGTNKSAFAELKDSKGFLLVALLILVGQYLIVTFGGQMFSVVPLSWEDWGWIVGGTSVVLWIGEIIRLFGVK; this is encoded by the coding sequence ATGGATACAAAACAACATTTTCAGGGGCTTACTAAAGAACAGGTTATCGCCAGCAGAGAGGCAAACGGTGAGAATGTGTTAACTCCCCCGGCCAGAACATCGTTATGGACTCTTTTTCTTGAGAAATTCGACGATCCTATTATTCGGATTTTGCTAGTCGCATGGGGCCTTTCGCTTATTATTGCCGGTGTACATTGCTGGGGACCGGAAGCCAAAGGATTTAGCGCATTCCTTGAACCGATTGGTATATTCTTTGCCATCATTTTAGCAAGTTGTGTCTCCTTCTTTTTTGAGCTAAAAGCCAACAAGGCCTTCGATATTCTCAATACCGTAAATGACGACATCATGGTGAAAGTGATTCGCGAAGGCGCAATCACTGAAGTTCCCCGTAAAGAGGTTGTGGTAGGTGATGTTGTTGTTCTGCAAACCGGCGAAGAAGTGCCTGCCGATGGCACATTGCAGGAAGCTATCTCCCTTCAGATAAATGAATCGACGCTTACAGGAGAACCAATAATAGATAAAACGGTTGATGAAGCAGAATTTGACAAGGAAGCTACCTACGCTTCCAATGTTGTGATGCGAGGTACGACAGTTGTTGATGGACATGGGGTGATGATTGTTGACAAAGTGGGTGATGCCACGGGATACGGAAAAGTATACGAAGGATCTCAGATAGAGAACAACGTTCAGACTCCACTTCAGGGTCAGTTGGCTGGTCTTGCTAAAATCATCAGCAAAGCCGGATATACCATTGCAGGAGTTACCTTCTTTGGCTTGGTAATAAAACTGTTTATGACTAATCCCGATCTTCCGGTGATGGATTTGATCGGAGCTATTCTGAATATATTCATGATTGCCGTTACCCTGATTGTGGTGTCGGTTCCGGAAGGTTTACCTATGAGTGTAACCTTGAGTCTGGCTTTGAGCATGAATCGTATGCTGAAAACCAATAACCTGGTACGAAAAATGCATGCTTGCGAAACAATGGGGGCTACGACTGTTATCTGTACGGATAAAACAGGTACGCTAACCCAAAACCAAATGCAGGTGTATCAGACTAATTTCTTTAATTTGCAGGACCAGAAAGTGGGCAACGAAGAAGTTAGCCGATTGATTAAAGAGGGTATTGCTGTAAACTCTACGGCTTTTCTTGATTTGAGTGAAGAAAAGCCAAAAACCATGGGAAACCCTACCGAAGCAGCATTGCTTCTCTGGTTGCATGGAAATAACCAAAATTATCATTCGTTACGTGAAGAGGCTAAGGTGGTAGAACAGCTTACCTTCTCTACCGAAAGAAAATACATGGCTACGCTTGTTCAATCTCCCCAACTGGGAAGAAAGGTGCTGTATGTAAAAGGAGCGCCCGAGATTGTTCTCCAGAACTGTAACCGTGTAGCTATAAACGGAAGTTATGCCTCTGTGGAATCGTGCAAAGTTTCCATCGAAAAACAATTGCTGGACTATCAGAATCAAGCGATGCGTACGTTGGGATTTGCCTATCAGTTGGTGGACGATGATCAGGAAAAATCGTTCTTTGAAGACGGACGTCTCAAAGATGCAGATCTTACCTTCCTGGGGTTTGTCGCCATATCGGATCCTGTACGTTCGGATGTACCCGACGCAGTACAAAGCTGTCTGAATGCAGGTATTGATGTAAAAATAGTAACCGGAGATACTCCGGGCACTGCCAAAGAAATTGGCCGCCAGGTTGGAATCTGGAAAGAATCGGATACTGAGCGTAATATTATAACAGGACCGGGATTTGAAGCTCTTTCTGATGAAGAAGCTTTAGACCGTGTTTTGGACCTTAAAATCATGTGTCGTGCGCGCCCAACGGATAAACAGCGGCTTGTTCAGCTTCTGCAGCAAAAAGATGCGGTTGTGGCTGTAACGGGCGACGGAACAAATGATGCTCCAGCTCTTAAAGCTGCACAGGTTGGTTTGTCTATGGGTGATGGAACTTCCGTTGCCAAGGAAGCCAGCGACATTACGATTATTGACAACTCGTTCATGAGCATTACCCGCGCTGTGATGTGGGGTCGTTCGTTGTATCAGAATATTCAAAAGTTTATTCTCTTCCAGCTAACCATCAACGTTGTGGCTTGTATCATTGTATTGGTGGGATCCTTTCTGGGAACGGAATCACCGCTTACAGTTACTCAGATGTTATGGGTAAACCTTATTATGGATACTTTTGCGGCCGGGGCACTGGCTTCGCTTCCTCCCAATGAACGCGTGATGAAAAGTAAACCACGTAAAAGCGGTCCGAAGGGTGACTTCATTATTTCGAAAAGAATGTCTTACCGTATTTTCAGTGTAGGAATTATCTTCGTAATCTTTTTGCTTGGTGTGTTGGTTTATTTCAACCAGACAGAAGGCAAACTAAGTGACTACGAACTTTCTCAGTTCTTTTCTATCTTTGTTCTGCTTCAATTCTGGAATATGTTCAATGCCAAAGCGTTCGGCACCAACAAGTCTGCTTTTGCTGAATTGAAAGACAGCAAAGGATTTTTGCTTGTGGCTCTGCTGATTCTGGTAGGACAATACCTTATTGTAACATTCGGCGGACAGATGTTCAGCGTAGTTCCATTAAGCTGGGAAGACTGGGGTTGGATCGTTGGTGGTACTTCCGTGGTTCTTTGGATTGGAGAGATTATCCGTCTTTTCGGTGTGAAATAA
- a CDS encoding DUF4251 domain-containing protein, producing MKAKRLLLLLMIGFMTCIHVLVAQSKEEKKELKAKQVKELVEAKDFKITVDRVLPMKGRSRSLTSEYTLAIKNDSVFSHLPYFGQAYSLPYGGGVGMIFKAPVSEYKQSYNKKGTAQIYFRTRSSDDTHQFNVQIFPNASVTIMVTSINRQGITYYGTLDLTEETKE from the coding sequence ATGAAAGCAAAACGTTTATTGTTACTACTAATGATTGGGTTTATGACTTGTATTCATGTACTGGTTGCCCAATCTAAAGAGGAAAAAAAGGAACTTAAAGCTAAACAAGTGAAAGAACTTGTGGAAGCGAAAGATTTTAAAATTACAGTCGACAGGGTTCTGCCCATGAAAGGACGTTCGAGAAGCCTGACTTCAGAATACACTTTAGCGATAAAGAATGATTCTGTATTTTCTCATTTACCTTATTTTGGACAAGCGTACAGTTTGCCTTATGGAGGCGGGGTAGGAATGATTTTCAAAGCACCGGTTAGCGAATATAAACAATCGTATAACAAAAAGGGTACTGCTCAGATATACTTTCGTACTCGCTCTTCGGATGATACCCATCAGTTTAACGTGCAAATATTTCCCAATGCTTCGGTAACCATTATGGTGACTAGCATTAACAGGCAGGGCATTACCTATTACGGTACGCTGGATCTTACAGAAGAGACGAAGGAATAA